In Pongo pygmaeus isolate AG05252 chromosome 19, NHGRI_mPonPyg2-v2.0_pri, whole genome shotgun sequence, the genomic stretch tctttagaTGGTTTTGCTGGGATAACCGAGAGCTATAAGAGACACGTATTTGAAGGACTATTTTAGTTTGAAGCAAGTTCTTAaccaaaaactgtaaaaacattacttccttcttcctcctaaGCTTCTTGGCAGGAAGTCAGCTGTACGATTTTAAATTTAAAGGTTCAATCAGGTATTGCCTACAGTAAAACCCTATATTGTAAGACAGAAAAACTCTGCCCAGGACTTCAGTAGCTCAGAGAGGGAGGGGCTTGATATGTATCTGAAAAGATGAGTTTtggaaagtaagaaaaaagaaagatcctttccactccaaatccCTACCCTCCTCCACTCCCAGTGAAAACAGACCTTCCTCCACCTTATCCATAGGCTCCTCCACCAAGCCAATGCCAGGACTCCTGCAATCATAGGATGGCAACACCACTTCTAAAGCACAGAAGAACTTCAGGCTTTGCTTCGGAAGTGGCACCATGCTAtcttcattttccctttcttcaaGGTCAGAAAGCTCCTGAAGCTGTAAGGATATTTAATGTAAGGTCCTTCCTGGGATCTTAATGTAGGCTTCAAAATGTTttgttattaaaagtaaaaacttgactgggcatggtggttcacgcctgtaatcccagtactttgggaggccgaggtgggcggatcacgaggtcaagaggttgagaccatcctggccaacatggtgaaaccccatctctactaaaaatacaaaaattagctgggtgtggtggtgggcgcctgtagtcccaactacttgggaggctgaagcaggagaatcacttgcacccaggaggcagattttgcagtgagccgagatagcgccactgcactccagcctggtgacagagcgagactatgtctcaaaaaaaaaaaaaaaaaaaccaattaaaaaaaagaaaacccaaaaaacaagtACACTCCAGTCATTCAGGCTAACAGTTGAGGTGTCCTATGGCTTCAAAATCAAGTTAGATTTGCAAATGAATTGCTAGATAGAGACAACCATTTTTTATTATATGCCACAAAAACAGTGGAGAAAATTATGAATACCACCATTCAAGTGACTGAGATTATTAATTCTAGGTAGCAGGCCAATTCAGACATGTCAATTTATCCTCAATGGTAGAGGCCTCTCACATCTCCTCCCTACAATCCAGTTCAATACTTCTGTCTAAAATCTAGGATTTCAATGTTGAAAGGAGAGTGTGGTTagtgaaaaaaaatctacaaggTTTACCTTGATGATCCTTTTGGACCACCCATTGAAACCAAAGTAGTAATTCGCCAGTTCTTGGCATTGGGAACTCTTCAGGGCAAGGGCTTGATGTTGAACTGCCTTATGTCTGGTGCCAAGACAAACCTAAAATCATAAGAGATAGACCCATAAATATCACAACCGCTAGAGATTTTATTTTGGATACATCTGAGATTTGTCAATACCAACCATGcaacaaaaaattgttttggtCTTCCCATTCAGTAGTTCCTGCTTGAGAATATGACCTGAATATAGATAAGATGAACCCACCACCCATCCCCCTCCCCAAATTACTAACCCGTTAAAAGATGAAATAAcatagggtgcagtggctcacacttgtaatcccagcactttgggaggctgaggcaggtggatcacaaagtaaggatatcgagaccatcctggctaacatagtgaaacctcgtctctactaaaaatactaaaaattagccaggcatggtggcacatgcctgtagtcccagctactcgggaggctgaggcaggggaatcgcttgaacctgggaggcagaggttgcagtgagccgagatggtgccactgcactccaccctaggcgacagagtgagactctgtctcaaaaaaaaaaaaaaagaaaaaaaaggaaatacaaatactTCTATAAATTTTACAAGCAACTGAAACAACTAGAGGTTTATCTGCATTTATATGCTTCTTTGAGAACGCAAATGTCTACTGttaattcttaaaacattttatccatttttgtgGATTTCTTACATCACAAGTTCTTTCCTATatgtctatttcattttttaagtgtaGTATATTATATTCATGAAATTCAAATGATACAaataaagtcaaatttatttgtattagaaattaataagaattaacagtaaagttctttttttttttttttttttttgagactgagtctcgctctgtcgcccaggctggagtgcagtggcatgatcttggctcactgcaagctccgcctgccaggttcacgccattctcctgcctcagcgtcccgagtagttgggactacaggcgcctgccaccacgcctggctaattttttgtattttttagtagagacggggtttcactgtgttagccaggatggtctcgatctcctgacctcgtgatctgccagcctcggcctcccaaagtgctgggattacaggcgtgagccaccgcacccggccgtaaAGTTAAttctttattgatttgtttatgcACCTTCCTCTATCACTGGTTTATAAGCTCCTTAAGTCCCAGATGAAACCATagcttattcttttttcatttccagaactAAGCATAGTTCTTGGCCTATAATAGAGCACAGATGATCTGTcgattgaatgaataaaacaatgagcaagtaaaaaatgaaattactttcTCCAACTGAAAAGAAGGAGAAATGCCTGTTGGGAAAGAAATGAAGACCAATTTTTAAACGTTGAGTGCCACTGGCGAGACTGGCCTGTATCATGAGTCACAGTGGAGCCTTTCTGGACAACCAGGAAGCTTCAGAAAAACTCTGAGGCCCCGGGTGGCACAGACAGCTGTCAGCTTGGATAACTTTGCCACAGTTCTTGGCAGCAACcgttttccttcatttcaccaaaaaaaaaaaaaaaaaaaaaaaaaacaaaaaaccctcttggccgggcgcggtggctcacgcctgtaatcccggcactttgggaggccaaggcgggcagatcacttgagatcaggagttcaagaccagcctggccaacatggagaaatcttgtctctaccaaaaatacaaaaattagctgggcatggtggtgcatgcctgtaatcccagctactctggaggctgaggcaggagaatcagttaaacccgggaggcagaggctgcagtgagctgagatcatgccattgcactccagcctgggtgacagagcaagactccatctcaaaaacacaaaacaaaacaaacaaacaaaaaaaacccaaaaagcaaaaacaaaaccctttcaGGTGCCTTAGGCCtttccttgattttattttaaaacattattctcttttccatatttagaaaGGCAAAAAACACAGGAACTAAGTGTATGTGCTAAAGTAGAAAAGAACACTTAAACTAGATTACAGTGGGGGGCGAGTAGTAACGGAAAGCTTTGAGTTTAGTAATAAATCTAGTATGAACGCCCTCTCGTCTCACCTATCTATTGAGTTGTAGAACATTTCCTTCATTACTGTCTCAGTGATAGGCTTTATGCTGTGAAATTCTCAAAACCTAAAGCTTATGAAATGGTCTCAATGTCCAAAGAGCACTAAAAACTCATTACTTGCAAAATGATACCAAGTAAATGTTTCATAATCTTAGTTGTACCTTTATAATATTTGAGTGGCTATGTGAAATGGTCACAGATTAGAAACAGACCATAGTTCAAAAGTTAAATAATATCTCACAGGTAATCATTTCAGTCACAGGAAGTGGAACCAGGATTGAAGAGGGTGTTCAACAGGCTAAGAGGGCGTTGAACAGGCTACTGAAGTGGCAGTAGTATACCTGGAGTCATTATTAAGCAGAGTTCTCAGATTTGATCAAGGTtaattcaatgaggaatggaatatagagaaGAATAGGCAGCAAGATTAGTAGGAAGCAGTCAGATCAAGTAGCCAATCAGGAATTGAAATGGTCCTTGAAAAGGGAAAGATGACTGAATTGAGgcatacaatgagatatcattctGTGGCTCTGAGAAAGTAAAATTGGTTAGCATGCTAATATGGAATAGGGTTTCTACAACACCGCTTGAAGAATGTTCCCATCCTCTCAGAACTGAAGGGAGTTTCAAACAGGCAGTTTGTGAGCCATGATGagcatgatgatgatgatgatgtgatgatgatgatacagTCTCCTTTATGTAACAGCTGGCAGAAGACCTGGTCACACCCACGCattttaaattcacataaaagtaaatatataggctgggcgcggtggctcacacttataatcccagcactttgggaggctgaggcgggtggatcacctgagttcaggagttcgagaccagcctgaccaacatggagaaaccccatctctaccaaaaatacaaaatcagccaggcgtggtggtgcatgcctgtaatccctgctacttgggaggctgaggcaggggaatcgcttgaacccgggaggcggaggttgtggtgagctgagatcacaccattgcactccagcctgggcaacaagagcgaaactccgtctttaaaaaaaaaagtaaatatataatatatggctgggcgcagtggctcacacctgtagtcccagcactttgggaggctgaggcgggcagatcacttgaggtcaggaatttgagaccagactggccaacatggcgaaactccatctctactaaaatacaaaaattagccaggtgtggtggcaggcgcctgtagtcccagctactcaggaggttgaggcaggagaatcacttgaacccggaaggcagaggttgcagtgagccaagatcatgccactgctctccagcctgggtgacaaaatgagactccatctcaaaaaataaaaataaaaagtaaatgtagctgggcatggtggcctgtacctagctacttaagaggctgaggcaggaggactgcttgaggccaggatttagagaccagcctgggcaacacagggatactctgtctctaaaaaaattaaaaagtaaatataagcaGAAGTCTTCTGGCGaagatttcattcattcactcattttttagagatagggtttcactctgtggcccagccaggagtgcagtgatgcaattattgctcactgcaccctcaaactcctgggctcaagcgatcctcccacctcagtctcccaagtagctgggactacaggtgcatgccacatctggctgatatttaattttttatttttctttctttcttttttttgagatggagtctcactctgtcacccaggctagagtgcagtggcacaatctcgggtcactgcagcctccacctcctgggttaaagtaattctcatgcttcagcctcccgagtagctgggactacaggcgcatgccaccatgcccggatagtttttgtatttttagtacagatggagttttgctatgttgcccaggctagtctcaaactgctggcctcaagtgatcagcccgcctcgatctcccaaagtgctgggattacaggcatgagccacggtgcccagccttatctttaaaaattttttatagagatggggtctcattttgttgcccaagctgagaTTTCTTAAAAAGGGACAGCATAAAATGACATGAGGTTTAGCATCAGTAGGTTTTAGTTCAATCTCAAGTTTCCATAATTCTTGTCAGGAACCTTAAACAAGTCACTCAACCATCTTGAGTTTGagtttcttcatctaaaaaaCCCAGAGAACTGGAAGATTAGTGTGGCAATGCAtctgaaaatattctgtaaaccAGAGTGCTAGACAAATGCTAACCTATTATTGAATTCAGCACTTCATTTCAGCGGAGCTAGGAATTCCATATTTTGACCCACCTTGACTGGAGATTTCTGAAAAAGCTGCTTCCGGTCGCATGCCTTTTGGGCTCTGTGGGCAGCCCTTGCAGAATAAAACTTAATGACGGCATAGAAACCAGGATGGGCCACGGCAGCATTTGGGAAGACCCGGACTGAATACAGAAGGCCAAACTGGGAAAATGCTGTGAACAGAGAATGCTGTGGGGGTGGGACAAGTAAGTGCATGAAATCTCACGCTCAGAAAATAAAACCGCACATGCCCTCATATTCCCCAAACCTCTCTTCGCGAAGGATGCGATTCAAAACACTCCCCACTTAATCAACAGGTTTTCCTCTTAAAATCCTAAACTTTAAGAAGCACTGGAAGGTAAAACGTTCTGACGGTGGAGAGATACCTCTCTGGGACTCTAAAAATCTGTTGGGGGTCGTTAGTTGTCAGTTGGGATCCTCTTTTATAATTAAGAGTCCCTcagcggaggctgaggcaggtgagggTCTGTGGCAGGACTCCGGAACTCCCAGTCAGCGGGTGGGCAGctttctccatccctccctccatcctggcCCCGGCTCACATGCAAAGCCTCGGCCGTGGGTCCGGAGCTCAGCTCCCACACTAGCAAGGTTTTGTCACTCTCGATGGGAACCGCAAAAGGTACCAACTCCGCCATCCTCCCTTCACCGCACCTGCGCGGCTAACCCTCGCCCCAACATTGCGCCTGCGCAAGGCACGCCCgcgcttttttaaaaaagaggcgcATGcgaggggcggggccggggctcGGATCGCTCCCTTGCCCCTCCTACCTAGGGCCGGCCTGTGAGTCTGTTCCCCTCCTCCAGTCACAGCCCCAAGATCCCTGAGTTTAGAGCTTCCGTTCAATGCATGTTTAGGGTAAAGTCCCAAAATAGGCTGACAGGATGGAAGGGTAGGGACGTGTTTATAGTAGCCAGCTTCATCATCACTCCTGAAGGAGATTAGGGTACTAAGTATTAGCACTATCTACTGAGCTTGTGGGAAATAACCACGAAAGATGCACTCTTTTGACTTAAGAGgtttttttaagagtttaaaattgcaaataaaaGTATAACTCACTAAACGATTAACAGTCTGGCatgaaatctttaaaaagaattccCTGGTTTTCCTATGTCATTCTGGTGAATCGTGTATGTGTACTTGTGGGGGTCAGATGATGTGAGAGGTTGGAGGTACGAGTGAGAAGCAgagattaattttgaaaaaagaaaaacaaacaagaaaacccacAAAGAATAAGTCCAAATAGGGCACCAACATTGGAGCTGATGGTGTCTGAGAAGGGTAGGTGTCATAATCAGCTACGTGGTGGAGGAGTGTAATCAACTGGTGGGTTTATCATACCCACTGCCCAGAAAAGCTGATTTACTGAGACAGTGTTATtgaaatagagaaagagtttcacaAGCACAGAACCAGCTAAATAGAAGACCGGAGTTTTACTATTACTCAACTTAGCCTCCCTGAAAATTTGGAAGCTGGtgttttttaaaggataatttggCAGTCAGGGGGCCAGGGAATAGGAAATGCTGACTGGTTGGGTTAAGGATGAAATCAGAGAGAGTCAGAGCTTGTGTTCTTGTGCTGAGTGAATTCCTGGTTGGGGGCCgcaagaccagatgagccagtttgCCCATGTGAGTGGTGCCAGCTGGTCCATCAGAATAAAGGGTCTGAAAAATACCTAGAACGCCAAtattaggttttacaatagtaatGTTGAAAGGAGTTAGTTAGCTTGGACACAAAGCAAGGGAAGGGTCCCCAGAAAGATCCTGGCTCACAGGGTCAGTGCCTTACCCCCACATAACATAAAAAGCAGCCTGGGAAAAAATTCAAGCTACCGGCACCCATAAGAGAACTAGCATAGGGTGTTGTGCCTGAAGACATGGAAAAACCTCTGGCCCATTTGGATAAAAGCTTGCGCAAAACTTCAGCTCACTCAGACAAAAGAACAAGGCCTGGCATAGAAATGCTTTTGTCCTTTGTATAGTCAGTGGGCTCCCAGGATGAAGTTGCTTCTACTTTTGTAGGCATGGGCATAGTGGACTCCGGTGGGTTCCAGTGGGCACTCTACTTTCCTTTTTGGACCTGTAAGTCCAGCCTCTATGAATCATCACTTCAGCCCCTGATAGGTCTTGGGCCAAGCTAAGCAGCATCTAAGAATCATTTCAGCTCCTGACTGGTCCTGGGCCAAGGCTGCTTGCCAAGCTGAGTTCTCCAAGACAGCTGGCGGACTAAGCACATTGCTTCCCCTTTCCAGTCCATAAAGACCCCAGCCTCACAGGGGACACCCGTTCTGGCCCCCACGCTCTGCTagcagagagctttcttcttttgcttattaaactttcacTGTAACCCCACCTTTGTGTCCACAAATGTGCTCCTTAAGATGTGCTCCTTAATCATCTTGGAGGTAGGACAAAGAACTCCGGGGGTTATATCAGACAACTACAGACTGTTATATCTTGATGCGTTGCTGAGACTACAACAGTGTTTTGTATAGGAGCAACTGGAGAGGTTAGGAATCTTGTGGCCTCTGGCTACATAATTTCtgagccataatttctaatcttgtggctaatttgttagttttacaGAGGAGATTGATTCCCAAGCAGGGAGGTGGTTTATTTCAGGAAGGGACtattatctttgtttcaaagttaagcAGCAAAAATTCCTCTCATAGTTAGCTTGGCCTGtgcccaggaatgagcaagggcagcttggaggttagaagcaaaatggaatcagttaggtcagatttctcataatttttataaAGGCAGTTTCAGTAACACAAGAAGTAAAGCGAGTCCTACCACTGTTTATTTTAATCCTAGAATGTCAGAGCCAGAAGAGACCCTGCAGGACAAGTCTCTTGTGGTTTCTGAATAATGATCCTCAGATTCATGCTGTGATAAAGTTTTCAACCCTACTCTACAAAATGAGGACCATATGGAAAATATAATCaggttttttataatttcataaaataaaatagattccactccattcttctacaAGTATGACCTCCCTATAATGTTGATACTAAAATTTTTTCTATGAAAAGATGCTAATAGAGGATAGTTGCTTTAATGCTCTTACTtggacattaaaattaaaaattagaaatctcGGCCGGGCCTGGTGCctcacatccgtaatcccagaacttgggaggctgaggcagatggattacttgaggtcaggagtttgagaccaggctggccaacatggtgaaaccctgtctctactaaaaatacaaaatagctgggcatggtggctcatgcctgtaattccagcactttgggaggctgaggtgggtggatcacctgaggtcaagagttcgagaccagcctagccaacatggtgaaaccccgtctctactaaaaatacaaaaattagccgggtgtggtcgggggcgcctgtaatcccagctactggggaggctgaggcaggataattgcttgaacccaggaggcggaggttgcagtgagtggacatcatgccactgcactccagcctgtgacagagtgagactccatttcagaaaaaaaaaaaaccagattagTTGGATGCAgtagcacacacttgtagtcccacctacttgggaggctgaggtaggagaattgcttgagcttgggagttggaggttgcagtgagccaagatcctgccattgcattccagcctgggctacgcagtgagactctgtctcaaaaaaaaaaaaaaaaaaaaattagaaatctcaggtttaattattttttacattttatcacCTGTGAAATACAAAAGTCTGGCAACTACTGAATAGTCAAATCCCTCCTTCTATAGTAGAAACAGTTAAGGCTCAGTGGTAGAGAAATAAGTGGTCCAAGATAAAACCCCAGTTTGGTCAGACACTACTGACGGTGGCTATGTGTAGGACATTCCTTCAACTGTCACTTTTCtgattttgccttttctttaag encodes the following:
- the RDM1 gene encoding RAD52 motif-containing protein 1 isoform X1, which produces MAELVPFAVPIESDKTLLVWELSSGPTAEALHHSLFTAFSQFGLLYSVRVFPNAAVAHPGFYAVIKFYSARAAHRAQKACDRKQLFQKSPVKVCLGTRHKAVQHQALALKSSQCQELANYYFGFNGWSKRIIKLQELSDLEERENEDSMVPLPKQSLKFFCALEVVLPSYDCRSPGIGLVEEPMDKVEEGPLSFLMKRKTAQKLAIQKALSDAFQKLLIVVLESGKIAVEYRPSEDIVDVRCEEELHGLIQVPCSPWKQYGQEEEEYLSDFSLEEEEFRLPELD
- the RDM1 gene encoding RAD52 motif-containing protein 1 isoform X2, whose amino-acid sequence is MAELVPFAVPIESDKTLLVWELSSGPTAEALHHSLFTAFSQFGLLYSVRVFPNAAVAHPGFYAVIKFYSARAAHRAQKACDRKQLFQKSPVKVCLGTRHKAVQHQALALKSSQCQELANYYFGFNGWSKRIIKLQELSDLEERENEDSMVPLPKQSLKFFCALEVVLPSYDCRSPGIGLVEEPMDKVEEESGKIAVEYRPSEDIVDVRCEEELHGLIQVPCSPWKQYGQEEEEYLSDFSLEEEEFRLPELD